The proteins below are encoded in one region of Levilactobacillus namurensis:
- a CDS encoding ISL3 family transposase, whose amino-acid sequence MSNDTTKMLLGIDDEHLIIEEGQVGDDGVIRLVGSLNYTPKACRNCGIINDHQIIGYGWRKTTIRFAKTLGSTVILCLNRRNFHCKACHTNFLAQTNAVPKHCTISNTTRKQCLEKLTEPVSLKHIADELSTSDSFVGRQLLRAERDFQTNWHYLPKVLLMDEVKSTKSATDAMSFEFMDAETHELIDLLPFRTIYQLQKYFQHYDQAARENVKIIVTDMNYTYPKLVGQIFPNAIVVIDPFHLVNALNRAFNKTRVRLMKTLATSSREYHALKRYWKLLLTPENHLNYEAFRKWTNFPYPATATDVVDALLDIDPELKQTYNVMNRLRETIKNRDWPNYNQVFHHLEGCSEEMLATLQTLATHHDEIGNTFTHHYTNGPLEGSNNKIKVIKRTGFGYRNFFRFRLRVLFAFRVHTKRALITK is encoded by the coding sequence ATGTCAAATGATACTACGAAAATGTTGTTAGGAATAGATGATGAACACTTAATAATTGAGGAAGGACAAGTGGGTGATGATGGAGTGATTCGATTGGTGGGGTCCCTAAACTACACCCCCAAGGCATGCCGCAATTGTGGGATTATCAATGATCACCAAATTATTGGCTATGGTTGGCGGAAGACCACCATTAGATTCGCAAAAACATTGGGCAGCACCGTTATCCTGTGTCTCAATCGGCGAAACTTTCACTGTAAGGCTTGTCATACCAATTTCCTGGCGCAGACGAATGCGGTGCCGAAACACTGCACGATTTCAAATACGACCCGCAAACAATGCTTAGAAAAACTGACCGAACCGGTTTCGCTCAAACACATTGCCGATGAGTTATCCACTTCGGATTCATTCGTTGGTCGGCAGCTCTTGCGCGCTGAACGGGACTTTCAAACCAACTGGCACTATTTACCAAAAGTTCTCCTCATGGACGAAGTTAAAAGCACTAAGAGCGCCACCGACGCGATGAGCTTTGAATTTATGGATGCGGAAACCCACGAATTGATCGACCTGTTACCCTTTAGGACCATTTATCAGCTTCAAAAGTATTTCCAGCATTACGACCAGGCTGCGCGAGAAAATGTGAAAATTATCGTCACCGATATGAACTATACCTATCCCAAATTGGTGGGGCAGATCTTTCCGAACGCCATCGTTGTCATCGATCCGTTCCACTTGGTTAACGCTTTAAATCGAGCTTTTAATAAGACGCGGGTGCGCCTCATGAAAACCCTGGCGACTTCCTCACGCGAGTATCACGCCCTAAAACGCTATTGGAAACTATTATTAACGCCGGAAAATCACCTCAACTACGAAGCTTTCCGTAAGTGGACAAACTTCCCTTATCCAGCGACTGCCACTGATGTGGTTGATGCTTTATTGGACATTGATCCCGAGCTCAAGCAAACTTACAACGTGATGAATCGGTTACGTGAAACCATCAAAAACCGTGATTGGCCCAACTATAATCAAGTATTCCATCACTTAGAGGGCTGCTCGGAAGAGATGTTGGCAACCCTCCAGACCCTAGCGACTCATCATGATGAAATTGGCAATACCTTTACTCACCATTACACCAACGGGCCCTTAGAAGGTTCAAACAACAAGATTAAAGTCATTAAACGCACTGGATTTGGTTACCGAAACTTCTTCAGATTCCGGCTAAGAGTGCTGTTCGCTTTTCGAGTTCATACAAAAAGAGCTCTAATCACCAAGTGA
- a CDS encoding gluconate:H+ symporter, producing MELLALVIGVIFLLVLIIKFKMNTFVSLILTSVLTAILLGMNLTKIMTTIESGIGSQLGELSLVFGFGAMLGRLVADAGGAYVIATTLIDKFGKKRLQIAIMLASFIIGIALFFEVGMVLLIPIVFAIAIEADVPILYLGISMAAALSVTHGFLPPHPAPVAISAVLNANDGKVLLFGLVVAIPCAIIAGPLFTKLARKFAPGAFAQKGNLSSLGEVKTFKPSEAPSFGLAVLTSLFPVILMAITTIYKMTVDGGATPTKNATMLDQIIALIGDPAMAMLISLIVAMFTMGWGRKRKTSAIMETLENAVKSIAMLLLVIGGGGAFKQVLIDGGVGKEVAKIFIDSSMSPLVLGWLVAVVLRVALGSATVSALTAAGIVAPLMAQAGVDPALMVLAIGAGSLAASHVNDAGFWMFREYFDLTVKQTLGIWTVLETIIAVVGLAIVMLLNMAFH from the coding sequence ATGGAACTATTAGCACTTGTTATTGGGGTCATCTTCCTGTTAGTTCTCATTATTAAATTCAAGATGAACACCTTCGTTTCCTTAATCTTGACCTCCGTCTTAACGGCCATCCTTTTGGGGATGAACCTGACGAAGATCATGACCACGATTGAATCCGGGATTGGGAGTCAACTCGGTGAGTTGTCCTTAGTCTTTGGTTTCGGAGCGATGCTGGGTCGGTTAGTTGCCGACGCCGGTGGGGCTTACGTGATTGCCACGACCTTGATCGACAAATTCGGGAAAAAGCGCCTGCAAATTGCCATTATGCTTGCATCATTCATCATTGGGATCGCGCTATTCTTCGAAGTCGGGATGGTTCTGTTAATTCCAATCGTCTTCGCGATTGCGATTGAAGCCGACGTGCCAATTCTCTACTTAGGGATTTCAATGGCCGCCGCACTGTCCGTTACCCACGGGTTCTTGCCACCTCACCCGGCACCAGTTGCCATCTCCGCCGTTTTAAACGCTAACGACGGGAAGGTCCTGTTATTCGGGTTAGTTGTTGCGATTCCTTGTGCCATCATTGCCGGCCCACTCTTCACCAAGTTGGCTCGCAAGTTCGCACCAGGTGCCTTTGCTCAAAAAGGGAACTTGTCTTCCTTAGGTGAAGTCAAGACCTTCAAGCCTTCCGAAGCCCCAAGCTTTGGGTTGGCCGTTCTGACTTCCCTCTTCCCCGTTATCTTGATGGCGATCACCACCATCTACAAGATGACCGTTGACGGTGGGGCTACCCCTACCAAGAACGCCACGATGCTGGACCAGATCATTGCTTTGATCGGTGACCCAGCCATGGCCATGCTGATTTCACTGATTGTTGCCATGTTCACCATGGGTTGGGGCCGGAAACGTAAGACCTCTGCCATCATGGAAACCTTGGAAAACGCGGTTAAGTCCATCGCCATGCTGCTGTTAGTTATCGGTGGTGGTGGGGCCTTCAAGCAAGTCCTCATCGACGGTGGTGTTGGTAAAGAAGTTGCCAAGATCTTCATCGACTCCAGTATGTCCCCATTAGTTCTGGGTTGGTTGGTCGCCGTCGTTCTCCGGGTGGCCTTGGGTTCCGCAACGGTGTCCGCATTGACGGCCGCCGGAATCGTAGCCCCATTGATGGCGCAAGCCGGTGTTGACCCTGCCCTGATGGTTCTGGCCATCGGTGCTGGTTCCTTAGCCGCTTCTCACGTCAACGATGCCGGGTTCTGGATGTTCCGGGAATACTTCGATTTGACCGTTAAGCAAACGTTAGGAATCTGGACGGTGCTGGAAACCATCATCGCCGTTGTCGGGTTAGCCATCGTTATGCTCTTGAACATGGCTTTCCACTAA
- a CDS encoding amino acid permease — protein sequence MGTVIGGGVFFKTASVVAANHSANMTLLAWVLGGLLTICAGLTSAELAAAIPRTGGAMRYLEYAYGKPVGFLMGWAQILVYYPANIAALSIIFGVQFVALFQLPAAWKLPVAILCGLSITGLNFLGAKVGGRVQSVALVFKLISIAVIVILGLFAPATTHFAWWPIATGQHIGWGHAFSSSLLATMFAYDGWISIGNIAGEMKHPERDLPRAIVLGLAGITVIYTLVNLVFLRTLPISAIAGNQNAAADAAMQLFGQLGGKLVTIGILISVYGAINGYTLTGMRVPFAMAEEDSLPFSRYFRRLSRRTYVPFFAGSVQFGIALIMMILGSFDLLTDMLVFVMWVFNCLLFVAVFKLRHREPELVRPYRVPGYPVVPLVALLGGLFILVTTLVTEPGLATTGLALTLLGLPVYFWHQNHRQPTQH from the coding sequence ATGGGCACCGTGATTGGAGGCGGTGTCTTCTTCAAGACCGCCAGTGTGGTGGCCGCGAACCATTCCGCCAACATGACCCTCCTGGCCTGGGTCCTGGGGGGCCTGCTGACCATCTGCGCCGGATTGACCAGCGCGGAACTGGCCGCCGCGATTCCCCGCACCGGCGGCGCCATGCGCTACTTGGAGTACGCTTACGGGAAACCCGTGGGCTTCTTGATGGGCTGGGCGCAGATTCTGGTCTACTACCCCGCCAACATCGCCGCGCTCTCCATCATTTTTGGGGTTCAATTCGTGGCCTTGTTCCAACTCCCGGCAGCCTGGAAACTCCCCGTGGCCATTCTTTGTGGCCTAAGCATCACCGGATTGAACTTCCTGGGCGCCAAGGTCGGGGGCCGGGTCCAATCGGTGGCCCTAGTCTTTAAATTGATTTCCATCGCCGTCATCGTGATTCTAGGGCTGTTCGCCCCCGCCACGACCCACTTTGCCTGGTGGCCGATTGCGACCGGCCAGCACATCGGGTGGGGCCACGCCTTTAGCTCGAGTCTGCTGGCCACCATGTTCGCTTACGACGGGTGGATCAGCATCGGTAACATCGCCGGTGAGATGAAGCACCCCGAACGCGACCTTCCCCGGGCCATCGTCTTAGGTCTGGCCGGCATCACCGTCATCTACACGTTGGTCAACCTAGTCTTCTTACGGACCCTCCCAATCAGCGCCATCGCGGGGAACCAAAACGCGGCGGCCGATGCGGCCATGCAACTGTTCGGTCAACTAGGTGGCAAGCTAGTCACCATCGGGATCCTGATCTCGGTCTACGGGGCCATCAACGGCTACACCCTGACCGGGATGCGGGTACCCTTCGCCATGGCGGAGGAGGACAGCCTACCGTTCTCCCGCTACTTCCGGCGGCTGTCGCGGCGGACCTACGTCCCCTTCTTCGCGGGGAGCGTCCAGTTCGGAATTGCACTCATCATGATGATTCTGGGCAGCTTCGATCTCTTAACCGACATGCTGGTCTTCGTGATGTGGGTCTTCAACTGCCTGCTGTTCGTAGCGGTCTTCAAGTTACGGCACCGTGAGCCGGAACTGGTCCGGCCCTACCGCGTTCCCGGGTATCCCGTGGTGCCGCTAGTGGCTTTACTGGGTGGCCTGTTCATCTTGGTCACCACCCTGGTCACCGAACCCGGCCTAGCTACCACGGGCCTGGCCCTGACCCTCTTAGGCCTCCCCGTCTACTTCTGGCACCAAAACCACCGGCAACCCACACAGCATTAA
- a CDS encoding carboxymuconolactone decarboxylase family protein, with product MAEKQTAGRDNLGDFAPKFAELNDDVLFGEVWSREDKMSAHDRSLITVASLMTQGVPQLEAHMKIAKQHGVTKDEMVELITHLSFYTGWPKAWSAFGLAKKIYTD from the coding sequence ATGGCTGAAAAACAAACCGCTGGTCGCGACAACTTAGGCGACTTTGCGCCCAAGTTCGCGGAATTAAACGATGATGTCTTATTCGGGGAAGTCTGGTCCCGCGAGGACAAGATGTCGGCTCACGACCGGAGCTTAATCACGGTCGCTAGTCTGATGACCCAAGGGGTGCCTCAACTGGAAGCACACATGAAGATTGCTAAGCAACACGGGGTCACCAAGGATGAGATGGTTGAACTAATCACCCACCTATCTTTCTACACCGGCTGGCCCAAGGCATGGTCCGCTTTCGGCTTAGCTAAGAAAATCTACACCGATTAG
- a CDS encoding cupin domain-containing protein, with protein sequence MATEKEMQQNTFPMGPKNDAYAKFFTGQSYLQGLVSDPAVNVGVGNVTFEPGCRNNWHIHHDGFQILLVTGGEGWYQEAGKPARHLVAGDVVVTHDGVKHWHGATKDSWFSHIAITAGTPEWLEPVSDEQYAAVEEGK encoded by the coding sequence ATGGCTACTGAAAAAGAGATGCAACAAAACACCTTTCCCATGGGTCCCAAGAATGACGCGTACGCGAAGTTCTTTACGGGTCAAAGTTACCTCCAGGGTTTAGTCAGTGATCCCGCCGTCAACGTTGGCGTGGGGAACGTAACGTTTGAACCCGGTTGCCGGAACAACTGGCACATCCACCACGATGGTTTCCAGATTTTGCTGGTCACCGGTGGCGAAGGCTGGTACCAAGAAGCCGGGAAGCCCGCTCGGCACCTAGTTGCGGGCGATGTCGTGGTGACCCACGATGGCGTCAAGCACTGGCACGGGGCGACCAAGGACAGCTGGTTCTCCCACATCGCCATCACGGCTGGTACGCCGGAATGGCTGGAACCGGTGTCGGATGAACAGTACGCCGCAGTAGAGGAGGGGAAGTAA
- a CDS encoding SDR family oxidoreductase — protein MTVQDKVIVITGASSGIGEASAKLLAKNGAKVVLGARRENRLQAIVQDIQDAGGQASYRVTDVTKPAEVQALVDQAQHDFGGLDVIFNNAGIMPNSPISALHVDEWNAMIDINLKGVLNGVAAVMPTFTSQKHGQIITTSSVAGIKSFAGSGVYGATKFAVRNLMEVIRMESAQEGTNIRTASLYPAAINTELLHTITDQSTATGMQKFYDAVGITPDAVARVVNFAVDQPEDVNVNEFTIYPTKQA, from the coding sequence ATGACAGTTCAAGATAAAGTAATCGTTATTACCGGTGCCTCCTCCGGAATCGGAGAAGCCAGTGCTAAGTTATTGGCTAAAAATGGTGCCAAGGTGGTGCTGGGCGCCCGGCGGGAAAACCGGCTGCAGGCCATCGTTCAAGACATTCAAGACGCGGGTGGCCAGGCCAGTTACCGGGTCACGGACGTCACTAAGCCCGCGGAGGTCCAAGCCTTGGTCGACCAAGCCCAACACGACTTCGGTGGTTTAGACGTGATCTTCAACAACGCCGGCATCATGCCCAACTCGCCCATTAGTGCGTTGCACGTGGACGAATGGAACGCGATGATCGACATCAACTTAAAAGGGGTGTTGAACGGCGTTGCGGCCGTCATGCCAACCTTTACCAGCCAAAAACACGGCCAGATCATCACCACGTCTTCCGTGGCGGGCATCAAGAGCTTTGCGGGTTCCGGGGTCTACGGGGCTACGAAGTTTGCCGTCCGTAACCTGATGGAAGTCATCCGGATGGAAAGTGCCCAAGAGGGGACCAACATCCGCACGGCTTCCCTGTACCCGGCCGCCATTAACACCGAACTCTTGCACACCATCACCGACCAATCGACGGCTACCGGGATGCAGAAGTTCTACGACGCTGTGGGGATCACCCCGGACGCTGTCGCCCGCGTGGTCAACTTTGCGGTTGATCAGCCCGAAGACGTGAACGTTAACGAATTTACAATCTATCCAACCAAGCAAGCTTAA
- a CDS encoding flavodoxin, whose product MAVILVFSSPGETLLRGRPVPVTVGNTQRVATLIGQRLNLKPQAITPQVPYPRTYAALLARARQEQADQALPALEPLAPALLADPVWFLGYPVWFGDLPRPVVSLLHRAQPKVVLPFATHEGSGFGQSLTTLHQRLPTTQIYPGLPIRGSRVDRAACAVDHWLQQYSTSSLIKRRLTDDSSR is encoded by the coding sequence ATGGCCGTGATCTTGGTGTTCTCATCCCCCGGAGAAACCCTATTACGGGGACGTCCCGTACCGGTAACGGTAGGCAACACCCAACGGGTCGCCACCCTGATTGGTCAGCGTCTCAACCTTAAGCCCCAAGCCATTACCCCCCAGGTCCCGTATCCGCGGACCTATGCGGCGCTGTTGGCCCGGGCGCGTCAGGAACAAGCTGACCAGGCGCTACCAGCTCTGGAACCACTCGCACCGGCCCTTCTAGCTGATCCGGTCTGGTTTTTAGGGTATCCCGTCTGGTTCGGGGATCTGCCCCGACCCGTGGTCAGCCTACTGCACCGGGCACAGCCCAAGGTTGTGTTGCCGTTTGCGACGCACGAAGGCAGTGGCTTCGGTCAGAGTCTGACCACGCTCCACCAAAGATTGCCCACCACGCAGATCTATCCGGGATTACCGATTCGCGGGTCCCGGGTCGACCGCGCAGCGTGTGCGGTGGATCATTGGTTACAACAGTATTCAACCAGTTCATTAATAAAAAGGAGATTGACTGATGACAGTTCAAGATAA
- a CDS encoding LysR family transcriptional regulator, whose amino-acid sequence MELRLLRYFWTIAEEENISRAAERLHVTQPTLSRQLRELEQELGTPLFERQSKGLVLTDAGLFLKSRAGEILRLTQQTTQEFVNRRQQLFSGHVAIGCVEADNSDTLAMMLEDFVSDYPQVTFHIFSSASDIITDQLDKGLLDLAILLEPVNTDKYATLTLPRTEQWGLLVSKDAFVARQSSVHPADLAGMPLMLSNRPEVQQLILDWSGLTRDQLNIIGTYNLSFNVLPLVAHQVAAALMIAGALSNRQPADTRFIPLAPTMQTNCVLVWRRDRLLTPVVQEFIHYFQQAFGSAKA is encoded by the coding sequence GTGGAGTTGCGGCTTTTACGCTACTTTTGGACGATTGCTGAAGAAGAGAACATTTCCCGGGCCGCCGAGCGCCTGCACGTGACGCAGCCGACCCTGAGTCGCCAGCTTCGCGAACTCGAACAGGAGCTGGGGACACCCCTCTTTGAACGCCAGAGCAAGGGGTTAGTCCTGACCGATGCCGGGTTGTTCCTGAAGAGTCGGGCGGGGGAAATCCTCCGGTTGACTCAGCAGACCACCCAGGAATTCGTGAATCGACGCCAGCAGTTGTTCAGCGGGCACGTGGCTATCGGGTGTGTCGAGGCGGATAATTCGGACACCTTAGCCATGATGCTCGAGGACTTCGTGAGCGACTATCCCCAGGTCACGTTCCACATCTTCAGCAGTGCCAGTGACATTATCACCGACCAGCTGGACAAGGGGTTGTTAGACCTAGCGATTCTATTGGAACCGGTCAATACTGACAAATACGCGACGTTGACGTTACCGCGGACCGAGCAGTGGGGGTTGCTGGTCTCCAAAGACGCATTCGTGGCCCGGCAATCCAGCGTACATCCGGCCGACTTGGCGGGGATGCCCTTGATGCTGTCGAACCGGCCCGAGGTCCAGCAACTCATCTTGGATTGGTCGGGGCTCACGCGCGACCAGTTAAACATCATTGGCACTTACAACCTGAGTTTTAACGTGTTGCCCTTAGTGGCCCACCAGGTTGCGGCGGCCTTGATGATCGCTGGGGCCTTGTCGAACCGGCAACCGGCAGACACGCGGTTTATTCCGTTAGCGCCCACCATGCAGACCAACTGCGTGCTGGTCTGGCGGCGCGACCGGCTCTTAACCCCGGTCGTTCAGGAATTTATTCACTACTTCCAACAAGCCTTTGGTTCAGCCAAGGCGTAA
- a CDS encoding gamma-glutamylcysteine synthetase translates to MLENLLAVIREENLSEQLYHSLVGIELTEHRVDQQGHLSQRPQPLPWRNRPTHPYLRTGKLPSQVELITEPNPNIGGTLDRLDTLQTVVYRSLEGEDRIWPLSLPPVLAPSELTQLGSTWQADWLTGVQFHYSLPDPVVHRLYSHYTADFDSVVAFKNELYFRLAQNFVRYQWLLTYLFGASPLVEDGFFETVPAALSHPVRSVRQSGVLPSGTPVTYTSLAAHLGNLQRIMDAGKTVINGPVRLRGQVKPQDFLTGGIGYLEFRGFDNTPFTTNGVSRHAMYFLKTFLIYLLTQSSPTTNLASDLATARDKNTAVALENPNAATQFQAQGQAIFKAMRTMLDQLHAHTEQQRALDDLEEVLMHPELTPAAKLLTHMVHGSLMDYGLRVANAWRYQRLSSTALLPVYQTLSERCQRFILTAMQAGVQFYQVKDEFGADLLLFTYQGVTQVLQEQDTLMRDPRARLRQLFPDLPEAGNH, encoded by the coding sequence ATGTTAGAAAACTTATTAGCGGTTATTCGAGAAGAAAATTTATCAGAACAGCTTTACCATAGTTTAGTGGGGATTGAATTGACGGAACACCGGGTCGACCAGCAGGGTCACTTGAGTCAGCGTCCTCAACCGCTGCCTTGGCGGAATCGCCCGACTCATCCGTATCTGCGAACGGGAAAGTTACCCAGTCAAGTGGAGTTGATCACGGAGCCGAACCCCAACATCGGCGGGACGTTGGACCGCTTAGATACGTTACAAACGGTGGTCTACCGTTCTTTGGAGGGGGAGGACCGCATCTGGCCGCTCAGCCTGCCACCAGTCTTGGCCCCTTCGGAGTTGACGCAACTAGGCTCGACCTGGCAAGCCGACTGGTTGACCGGCGTCCAGTTCCACTACAGTTTACCGGATCCGGTGGTTCATCGCCTGTACAGCCATTACACGGCCGACTTCGATTCCGTGGTGGCGTTTAAAAACGAGCTCTACTTCCGCTTAGCGCAGAACTTCGTCCGGTACCAGTGGCTCCTGACGTACCTCTTCGGGGCCAGTCCCCTCGTGGAGGATGGCTTCTTCGAGACGGTCCCGGCGGCCCTGAGTCATCCGGTGCGCAGTGTGCGGCAGAGCGGCGTCTTACCTAGCGGAACGCCCGTGACCTACACCTCGCTGGCGGCGCACCTAGGGAACCTCCAACGGATCATGGATGCCGGCAAGACGGTCATCAACGGTCCCGTGCGGTTACGGGGGCAGGTCAAGCCCCAGGACTTCTTGACCGGGGGCATCGGGTACCTGGAATTCCGGGGCTTTGACAACACGCCCTTTACCACCAATGGCGTGAGTCGCCACGCCATGTACTTCCTGAAGACCTTCTTGATCTACCTACTGACCCAGTCCTCACCGACCACCAACCTGGCCAGTGACTTAGCGACCGCCCGGGATAAGAATACCGCGGTGGCACTGGAGAATCCCAACGCGGCCACGCAGTTCCAAGCCCAAGGGCAGGCCATCTTCAAGGCCATGCGGACCATGCTGGACCAACTGCACGCCCACACCGAACAGCAACGAGCCCTCGACGACCTAGAAGAGGTCTTGATGCACCCCGAGTTGACGCCCGCGGCCAAGCTGTTGACGCATATGGTGCACGGCAGCTTGATGGATTACGGCTTACGGGTCGCCAACGCGTGGCGCTACCAACGGCTGTCGTCGACCGCGCTTTTGCCGGTCTACCAGACGCTCTCCGAACGGTGCCAGCGCTTCATCTTAACGGCCATGCAAGCCGGTGTGCAATTCTACCAGGTCAAGGATGAGTTCGGCGCCGACCTCTTGCTCTTCACGTACCAGGGGGTCACCCAAGTCTTGCAGGAGCAGGACACCCTGATGCGTGATCCCCGAGCGCGGTTGCGTCAGCTGTTCCCGGATCTACCGGAAGCGGGCAACCACTAG
- a CDS encoding aldo/keto reductase yields the protein MMTTPKIQLNDGTQIPAIGFGTFQIPADGSTVKAVKEALAAGYRHIDTAVAYFNEAEVGQAIRESGIPREDIWVTSKLWLQDFGYEPAKKAIDLSLKKLGLDYLDLYLIHQPYGDVPGAWRAMEEAQQAGKLKSIGVSNMTPKIWNQFVPQFTVKPSVNQVEFNPYFQQRDLRQILAADDVKLEAWAPLGQGNRDLFNEPVIQQLAQKYGKDAGQVILRFENQEGIIVFPKSVHAARIKSNLDIFDFQLTDAELAQMRALDQGHGQHDPDAPGVQDMLLSAFDVHAND from the coding sequence ATGATGACAACCCCTAAGATTCAATTAAATGATGGTACTCAGATTCCCGCTATCGGGTTCGGGACCTTCCAGATTCCCGCCGATGGCAGTACGGTCAAGGCCGTCAAGGAAGCCTTAGCAGCGGGGTACCGCCACATCGATACGGCCGTGGCGTACTTCAACGAAGCCGAAGTCGGCCAAGCGATTCGCGAGAGCGGCATTCCTCGCGAAGACATCTGGGTCACCAGTAAGTTGTGGCTCCAAGACTTCGGGTACGAACCCGCCAAGAAAGCCATCGACCTGTCCTTAAAGAAGTTGGGGCTAGACTACCTGGACCTCTACTTGATCCACCAGCCTTACGGCGACGTACCGGGGGCTTGGCGGGCCATGGAAGAAGCCCAGCAGGCGGGGAAGCTCAAGTCCATTGGGGTCTCCAACATGACGCCTAAGATCTGGAACCAATTCGTTCCGCAATTTACGGTCAAGCCATCGGTCAACCAAGTCGAGTTCAACCCGTACTTCCAGCAACGCGACTTACGGCAGATCTTGGCGGCTGACGACGTGAAGCTCGAAGCCTGGGCACCGCTGGGTCAGGGTAACCGCGACCTGTTCAATGAACCGGTGATTCAACAACTCGCCCAGAAGTACGGCAAGGACGCTGGTCAGGTGATCTTGCGGTTTGAGAACCAAGAAGGTATCATCGTCTTCCCGAAGTCCGTTCACGCCGCACGGATCAAGAGCAACCTGGACATCTTTGACTTCCAGTTAACGGATGCCGAACTGGCCCAGATGCGGGCCTTAGACCAGGGCCACGGCCAACACGATCCCGACGCCCCTGGCGTTCAAGATATGCTGTTGTCGGCCTTTGACGTCCACGCCAACGATTAA
- a CDS encoding aldo/keto reductase codes for MATIPTTTLSNGVTMPQLGFGVFQVPDLAECETAVTTAIQAGYRLIDTATAYQNEEAVGRAIQKSGVPREDFFVTSKLWVSDFTYERAKRGIDASLQRLGLDYLDLYLLHQPYGDVMGAWRALEEAYHAGKIRAIGVSNFYADQLKNLELTMTVPPVLNQIEVNPWYQQADEVRFNQGENVRVEAWAPFAEGQHDIFTNPTLQQIAAAHGKTTGQVILRWLLQRGITVIPKSVHADRMAQNLDVFDFELTPDELTTIATLDRHESQFFDHRDPVTIEQIFGSSLAQLHDETKGGNK; via the coding sequence ATGGCAACGATTCCTACAACTACCTTAAGCAACGGGGTCACGATGCCTCAGTTGGGCTTCGGGGTGTTCCAAGTCCCGGACCTCGCCGAATGTGAGACAGCGGTCACGACCGCGATCCAAGCCGGTTACCGGCTGATTGACACGGCGACGGCCTACCAGAACGAAGAGGCCGTGGGGCGCGCGATTCAAAAGAGTGGCGTTCCCCGGGAAGACTTCTTCGTGACGTCGAAGCTCTGGGTCTCTGATTTTACCTACGAACGAGCCAAGCGCGGCATCGATGCGTCGCTTCAGCGGTTAGGCTTAGACTACCTGGATCTCTACCTCTTACACCAACCTTATGGTGACGTGATGGGGGCTTGGCGGGCGCTTGAAGAGGCCTACCACGCCGGGAAGATTCGGGCCATCGGGGTCTCGAACTTCTACGCCGATCAGCTGAAAAACTTGGAACTGACCATGACGGTTCCGCCAGTGCTCAACCAGATCGAAGTGAACCCCTGGTACCAGCAAGCCGACGAAGTACGCTTCAATCAAGGCGAGAACGTCCGGGTCGAAGCCTGGGCACCGTTCGCCGAAGGGCAGCACGACATCTTCACCAATCCGACCCTGCAACAGATTGCGGCGGCTCACGGCAAAACGACCGGCCAAGTCATCTTGCGCTGGTTACTCCAACGGGGCATTACCGTGATTCCTAAGTCGGTTCACGCCGACCGGATGGCCCAAAACCTCGACGTCTTCGACTTTGAGTTAACCCCGGATGAGCTGACCACCATCGCGACGTTGGACCGCCACGAAAGCCAATTCTTCGACCACCGCGACCCGGTCACCATCGAGCAGATTTTCGGGTCCAGCCTAGCGCAGTTACACGATGAAACTAAAGGAGGAAATAAATGA